In Cryptomeria japonica chromosome 10, Sugi_1.0, whole genome shotgun sequence, a genomic segment contains:
- the LOC131027526 gene encoding uncharacterized protein LOC131027526, with protein MDFETVTVRPNQLRFTQDSIADHFNLEGGQEFLLRDALSDLRSNRLQASVFPLIEVARDEDGVLWSKENRRLWLFRKAGVSTIEVNLYSRPLFRAPSEPHLREEMGREDYFPRVRKRPVIRQRNPPFRVEQESIRTPYPYGRVERQPSPDFSCREEVRSAQEREAPPVFSYREKVRLAQERRDQSRNEVRSVQERQVWLAQERWDQSRNEMITSFQERQVPSAFSFGGELRSVQERQAPSAFSCGEELKSVQERQILSIFSSQEEMKSAQQRQHSSSLFYREEEVRLSQERQHLPILSRQEVMLVQDIHASPIFSCPEEVRSVQERQQPPFFSCGEEVRLAQEKQHPLVFSRQDKVRSTKRRQSPPISSCPKEVKSKQDRWNPPVFSCQEEVGSQQERQASPSFSYEEEVRSEQERQGPPDLRLEQERQSPPDPRLEQKRQEGPPDLRSEQERQDPPDPSPNKETSGLGMILVPAAATVLIWVARKWFGF; from the coding sequence ATGGATTTCGAAACTGTGACGGTGAGGCCTAACCAGCTAAGGTTCACTCAAGACTCCATTGCAGATCATTTCAATCTTGAGGGCGGACAGGAATTTCTGCTAAGGGACGCTTTGAGTGACCTTCGCTCAAATCGACTCCAGGCGAGCGTCTTTCCACTGATAGAGGTGGCCAGAGATGAGGATGGTGTACTCTGGTCCAAAGAAAACAGACGCCTCTGGCTCTTTAGGAAAGCCGGCGTTTCCACCATAGAAGTGAATCTGTATTCCAGGCCACTTTTCAGAGCACCTTCCGAACCCCATTTAAGAGAGGAAATGGGCAGGGAAGATTACTTTCCAAGAGTAAGGAAGCGACCTGTAATAAGGCAAAGGAACCCACCATTCAGGGTAGAGCAAGAAAGTATAAGGACGCCTTATCCCTATGGAAGGGTGGAGAGACAACCCTCACCAGATTTCTCTTGTCGAGAGGAGGTGAGGTCGGCACAAGAGAGAGAGGCTCCACCAGTTTTCTCATATCGAGAAAAGGTGAGGTTGGCTCAAGAGAGACGGGACCAAAGTCGAAATGAGGTGAGGTCAGTGCAAGAGAGACAGGTGTGGTTGGCTCAAGAGAGATGGGACCAAAGTCGAAATGAGATGATCACCTCATTTCAAGAGAGACAGGTCCCATCAGCTTTCTCATTTGGAGGGGAGTTGAGGTCAGTGCAAGAGAGACAGGCCCCATCAGCTTTCTCATGTGGAGAGGAGTTGAAGTCAGTGCAAGAGAgacaaattttatcaattttttcatCTCAAGAGGAGATGAAGTCGGCACAACAGAGACAACATTCATCAAGTTTGTTCTATCGAGAAGAAGAGGTGAGGTTGTCGCAAGAGCGACAACACTTACCAATTTTATCACGTCAAGAGGTGATGTTGGTGCAAGACATACATGCTTCACCGATTTTCTCATGTCCAGAGGAAGTGAGGTCAGTGCAAGAGAGACAACAACCACCATTTTTCTCATGTGGAGAGGAGGTGAGGTTGGCACAAGAGAAACAACACCCGCTAGTTTTCTCAAGGCAAGACAAGGTGAGATCAACAAAAAGAAGACAATCCCCACCAATTTCCTCATGTCCAAAGGAGGTGAAATCGAAGCAAGATAGATGGAATCCACCTGTTTTCTCATGTCAAGAAGAAGTGGGATCACAACAAGAGAGACAAGCTTCACCATCTTTCTCATATGAAGAGGAGGTGAGGTCAGAGCAAGAGAGACAAGGTCCACCGGATTTGAGGTTAGAGCAAGAAAGACAAAGTCCACCAGATCCGAGGTTAGAGCAAAAGAGACAAGAAGGTCCACCAGATCTGAGGTCAGAGCAAGAGAGACAAGATCCACCAGATCCCTCTCCCAACAAAGAAACGTCTGGATTAGGAATGATTCTCGTACCTGCAGCTGCAACTGTATTAATATGGGTTGCGCGTAAATGGTTTGGATTTTAA